Below is a genomic region from Brassica rapa cultivar Chiifu-401-42 chromosome A08, CAAS_Brap_v3.01, whole genome shotgun sequence.
TCCTAATCTCATCTGCTGTGTACTTAACACCTTCATTAAAAAAGACAGAAGCTTTAGATAGAAACTTATCGTCAAACAAAGGTAAAAgagtgttcttttttttttgaacgcaCCATTGTCGTGATTGGGAAAGATGTGGAGAGAAGAAGCGTAGAGAAAGCGAAGAACAAAGAGAGCGATGAGGATGTTGATAAGGCAAACGAGTAGAGTGATTCTTTTGTAGGAGAGAAGAGCTCCGCCTCCTCCGTTGTATTCTCCTCCTCCCCTCGCCATCTCCCACCGCCCTCATACCTCCATACTCCTCCCGCCTTCTCTCTGTGTAGTGGGTAATTCAAGATCTTGAGAAAGACGTTTGCTTTTTGATCGGAGGAAGCTAGATTCGATGTCCTTACGGTGGAAAAAGGCAATCGGTGTCTGTCGAGAGAGAGCAAGACGAGTAAGCTTTTATTATACCGACAAGCTATTAAATGTGGGGGATGTGTAATTAATGCAAAACTTGCTTAATTAAGTACATTGCGGGTTCGCTAATTAACCCAAATATATTAGCAAAAGACAGTTTTGCCCCCCCCCTACTTTTGCTGTTTAGTTTAGGGGTGAGTATTTTAGTGGCATTCGAACctgaaccgaaatccgaactaaagtagcaaaatacccaaacgggtattgaataaggagagattggatacccgaacccgaacggataatacccaaacccgaatggatatccgaagataaccgaacatatgtataattaaccttatatttctagtttacatctcttattttatataaaatatttatattgatactacacatactttaaattcatatgatatacatataattacggaaaaaatgatttgctattcacctaaaatgcatgtcaagttttttatttcaaaaattaacaaaaagttacatccaaaaaaataaaaaataaattaatgtcattttagttttaaaatattatgtccaaatctattaaccattcaatttattaaaaataaaaaatagttaactcaaagttatatttttaaatacaagaaactcttgagaaatgaaaattttaagttttttttccaaaatctaaatatccgaacccgatccgaaataactgaatccgaactaaaaatacatgAACCCAATCCGAAGTATAGAAATACCTGAACGGGTTCTACATTTTTATACTGAAatatccgaaaatccgaaatacccgatgcGAATCTgaatgggtacccgaacgcccacccccaGTTTAGTTACTGGAGATGGGGATGGATAACACTGTCGTGAAGGCTGTGTGTTAGAAAGAATAGagaagcgtcttactattgttCACATGGTATAAAATAAAGTACCTACTACCATACTATCTTTTTATTAATGGTACTAATCAAAGATAATTAACTTGGCGAATTAatcctaattttaaaattaaaacatttaaaCTCAAAGATATGGTTGAATCTGATAAGCAAGCCAACAGACATTAGTTTGCtgaaaaaagtgaaaatattAGTCACCGGCTCTTCTGGTTGCTTAGCACTTAGCAGTTAGTGAATGTGGAATGTGGTGAGATGAATACTTGTGACAAGGCTAAGAACTTGGGTATAAACTTACCCTGGAAAGCTAAGGAAAGGATTTGGGCCTCATTCAATACTAAGAAAAAAGAATTGCACTTCTTTCTGATATTTTCAAGAACAATATTTTGGATTATTAGAGCAACTCAATTTATAACTATGGTCATTTACTAAACTTCTATTATTTCTCTCTATGcactgttttctttttaataagaTTACTTTTAAAGCTCCCTTCTATGAGACTGAGTACTAGAAAAGATTGTGTAGATGCAGGAATTCCACAGTTTATTTTGACAAGAGCTATATGATTACATGTATAAAGTATCCAATTAGTTTTGTTATAATGCTTTTTGCGCTTTCAGGATGTCCACTTTATATTATAGCTGCATGGCCTTTGGTACTCCTTCTTTTCAGTTTATGCtgttcaaaaacaaataaagaagGCCAATTAGAGGATTATTTATTGAACGAGGCTtgtgtattatatataatacttaacGTGCAACAGCATCCATCTATCATATTTAGAAAAATCATTCCTTCACATTGTTTTTGTACGAACTAAAAGATTTcaggtttttttctttctaatgtGATATATGGATGCTATTGCAATCTATTATATACCTGTTACAGTCCACGCTCTTAGAGAAAGGGACCCCCACACTAACGCCACATTTGGCAGGGAGTTGTTTGGCATTGTCATCGTTGAATCCGGAAATGGCATTAGCTACATTCTTCAAGCATTGACAAGCTGCTTGTTTATCAGGTCTACCCGGTGCAGAAGATTTTAGATTATTAAGCCCGGCGCAACACGGTGGAGGCGGGTTTCCTCCACCTTTTACATAAGACAAACATGGTGCTAAGTACATGGTTATCTGTGAACATTGTATGGCTTCTCCCTCATGGTACGCAATCACCATTAAAAGTGTAACAACAAGCAGTAACATGGTCTGGTTTTTAGTAATGTTCCCCATTTCCCACTTATGGATGGAAAATTATGTTTGCTTTGTGTTTCTCTTATATGTTGTATAATTTGATCGACTATTTTTATAGGGAGAAGTTTGAAGAAATCTCtacatgtattttaagtgaTATAAGCTTTTTGTTAAGTCATGTGTTTAGAG
It encodes:
- the LOC103834489 gene encoding non-specific lipid-transfer protein 11-like, producing MGNITKNQTMLLLVVTLLMVIAYHEGEAIQCSQITMYLAPCLSYVKGGGNPPPPCCAGLNNLKSSAPGRPDKQAACQCLKNVANAISGFNDDNAKQLPAKCGVSVGVPFSKSVDCNSIN